DNA from Pseudomonadota bacterium:
ATCAGAACTATAATGTAGCTGTCAACCTGACCAACAAGGTCATCCATACGTATATGGGTTCATTAAAACCAAACATGAATAGCGCAAACTACTGTAGCGCTGGCCAATTATCCCCGCTTCTCAAAGACCCTAAATACAGAACAATAGGCATTGGCACAAGATTATTTCTGGGAGGCGGCATTGGATATGTTTCATGGTATGGTACACAACATAATCCTGTTGTACCACGGAGCCCTGATGGAATACCGAGGGCAGGGGCAGGAACACTCGCAGTCATCGGGAATGCAAAACAGATGAGCGGGGACTTTTTAAAAGGGGCGAGCTTTATTGGTTATGGGGCAACCATGTTTGTGGGCATCGGTATCCCCATACCGATTTTAGATGAAGAAATGGCCTATCTCACATCGAGAAGTGATGAAGACTACTGGGCCCAGGTTGTGGACTATGGTAATGATTATCCAAACAGGGTGCCAAACAGCTTATGCGAGGTAAACTATGCCCAGTTGAAATCAGGGAGTATCTCCATCAACGGCAAAGAGGTTCCTGCCTTTCCTATATCGAGCTATTCAAAGGCGGTAGAAATCGCAATGCTGCTTAAAGAGTGGATAAACTCGGGGCGGTTTCTCCTCACAAACCCTGTTGAGCCTATACCAGGAATAGACTCAGGGATAAAGATGAATACCCTTGAGGAAAGGACACTGGAGAGCGTGTAGCAAACGCTACATTTTAAACTATGAACAGAAAAGCAATATCACTATTGTCCGGCGGATTGGACAGCACACTTGCAACAAAGCTCATATTGGAACAGGGCATTGATGTGGTAGGGCTTCATTTTGCCTCCCCTTTTTCTAATAGAAAAGAAAGGGAAGAAGGACTACAGGCAATAAAAACTGCCTCTGAGCTTGGCATAAGGTTAATCATCAGAGACAAAGGTGCCGAATATATAGAAGTGGTTCAGAACCCAAAGCATGGTTACGGAAAAAACATGAATCCATGTATAGACTGCAGGATATTTATGTTGAGAAAGGCCCGTGAGATAATGATAGAAAAAGGTGCAAGCTTCATTGTTACAGGAGAAGTGCTCGGTCAAAGGCCAATGTCCCAGCGGAGAGATACTATACAATTGATAGAAACGGCAAGCGGGCTTGAAGCATTAATCGTGAGGCCCCTTTCAGCAAAACATTTTCTACCCACTATGCCTGAAAGGGAAGGAATAATTGACAGAGAAAGGTTGCTGGATATAGCAGGCAGGTCAAGGGCTGTACAATATAACCTTGCGGCTGCATATAATTTAAAGGAATTTAGTTGTCCTGGAGGGGGGTGCCTGCTTACAGACCCTATATTTTCAAATAAGCTCAGGGACCTTTTTGCAAACGATAAGGGCTTTACAATGAAGGATATGGAACTACTAAGTATCGGCAGGCATTTCAGATTAAGTATTGATACAAAGCTTGTTATAGGAAGAAACAAAGGGGAGAACGAAAGGTTAGAATCTATGTGGTCATCTGCCTATGTGCTCTTTTCCCCTGTAGGATTTAATGGACCCAGCGGGATCCTGAAGGGTGCTTCAGATAAAACAATTATCAGCCACGTTGCAAACATCATCGGGTACTATGGAAAAAATAATGCCTCAACTATTACAGTGGAATCCAACAACGGGACACTGAAGAGGCACATCATTGATAAGGTAGATATCATGCCTGAAAGGTTTAGAATATAGGGGGCTCCATGAAGGTCTTTGAAGGTCTCTATGTATATCCATGGGTCTCTTATGAGGAAAATAACTGTAATACAATCTTTATAGATGGAGGGATCTCTGTCCTTATCGACCCCGGTCATGCAGCCCTTTTTAATCATGTTATTGAGGGTATGACAAGGGATAGAAAAATCATAGAGCATGTGAAGCTCATTCTATGTACCCATGGTCATCCTGACCATATCGAGGCAATTGATGGATTCGATAACGATGTAATAAAAGGAATAAGCAAGGAGGAGTATGAATACTTAAGAGACGGCTACAGGGAACTTTTCCTCATGACAGGTTGTCAGTTACCAAAGAAACCCTTTAAGATATTCCTCAAGGAGGGGCCGATACGATTAGGGGATAAAACATTTAGAATTATTGCAACACCAGGCCATTCACCTGGTTCTCTCTGCCTTTACTGGGAAGAAAAGAAGGTACTGATATCGGGTGATACAGTCTTCTACATGGGGGTTGGAAGGGCTGACCTGTTTGGAGGTAATATCAATGCACTGGCAAAAAGTATAGAACATCTTTCGAAGCTGGATATAGAG
Protein-coding regions in this window:
- a CDS encoding homocysteine biosynthesis protein, which gives rise to MLKTIEEINEKIKKGKVVVVTAEEMIGITKGKGAKKASEYVDVVTTGTFGPMCSSGMFINVGHSKPRIKIGGGKCYLNDVPAYCGLAAVDIYIGATAIPDDDPRNKVYPGAFEYGGGHVIEDFVSGKNIRLAVTAYGTDCYPKKKIETYINKDTVNEAYLYDPRNSYQNYNVAVNLTNKVIHTYMGSLKPNMNSANYCSAGQLSPLLKDPKYRTIGIGTRLFLGGGIGYVSWYGTQHNPVVPRSPDGIPRAGAGTLAVIGNAKQMSGDFLKGASFIGYGATMFVGIGIPIPILDEEMAYLTSRSDEDYWAQVVDYGNDYPNRVPNSLCEVNYAQLKSGSISINGKEVPAFPISSYSKAVEIAMLLKEWINSGRFLLTNPVEPIPGIDSGIKMNTLEERTLESV
- a CDS encoding MBL fold metallo-hydrolase, with protein sequence MKVFEGLYVYPWVSYEENNCNTIFIDGGISVLIDPGHAALFNHVIEGMTRDRKIIEHVKLILCTHGHPDHIEAIDGFDNDVIKGISKEEYEYLRDGYRELFLMTGCQLPKKPFKIFLKEGPIRLGDKTFRIIATPGHSPGSLCLYWEEKKVLISGDTVFYMGVGRADLFGGNINALAKSIEHLSKLDIEYLIPGHGEMLKGKKAINKNFKLILEEFF